Proteins from one Ananas comosus cultivar F153 linkage group 5, ASM154086v1, whole genome shotgun sequence genomic window:
- the LOC109710178 gene encoding uncharacterized protein LOC109710178 isoform X3 — protein MFFSKTPPSPQPWRCVPKIRPYPLFIPLSNASSSASCFPLAKKNPRRILIQTTSSYSPQSPPPTPTTPSVERNRRWKKVPPDMGPPVGPSFVEDEGDAAGAEGSSSAQVARGHEAGVGARGLGFLRRRSIWRKVVSFVPRKVRSIVLLNVLSVIFASNICVVKEAEVITDPAVFAVVRFAVSAVPFIPFVLKAHEDMQILTAGVELGFWVSLGYLAQAVGLLTSDAGRASFISAFTVIIVPLIDGIIGAAVPAYTWVGAFVSLIGVAMLEFTGSPPCVGDILNLLSAVCFAIHMLRTEHISRSIKKENFLTLLGCEVIIVALFSTIWFILKCLFHHVKRWSLSSLSWSKFLCWMVSFPWVAALYTGIFSTGLCLWAEVVA, from the exons ATGTTCTTCTCCAAAACCCCGCCTTCGCCTCAACCATGGCGTTGCGTTCCCAAGATAAGACCCTACCCTCTCTTTATCCCCCTCTCCAatgcctcctcctccgcttcctGTTTCCCCCTCGCCAAGAAGAACCCTAGAAGAATCCTTATACAAACCACCTCTTCTTACTCCCCCCAAtctcctcctcctactccgACGACACCATCGGTGGAACGGAACCGAAGATGGAAGAAGGTGCCCCCCGACATGGGACCTCCCGTGGGGCCGAGCTTCGTCGAGGACGAGGGAGACGCTGCGGGGGCGGAGGGCTCCTCCTCGGCCCAAGTGGCCCGTGGCCATGAAGCGGGAGTGGGTGCGCGGGGATTAGGGTTCCTACGAAGGCGATCGATTTGGAGAAAGGTTGTATCTTTCGTGCCAAGGAAGGTTCGGAGCATCGTCTTACTCAACGTCCTCAGCGTTATCTTTG CCAGTAATATATGCGTTGTGAAAGAGGCTGAAGTCATCACAGATCCTGCAGTCTTCGCCGTAGTGCGATTCGCTGTATCTGCCGTCCCATTCATACCTTTTGTATTAAAGGCGCATGAGGACATGCAGATCCTTACTGCAGGAgtagaattagggttttgggtcAGTTTAGGATACCTTGCTCAGGCTGTTGGATTACTTACTTCTGATGCTGGGCGTGCTTCTTTTATTTCCGCTTTCACG GTAATCATTGTGCCGTTGATAGATGGCATCATTGGAGCTGCTGTGCCAGCCTATACATGGGTCGGAGCATTTGTATCTCTCATAGGGGTTGCTATGCTAGAGTTCACTGGCTCTCCTCCCTGC GTTGGTGATATTCTAAATCTTCTCAGTGCTGTATGTTTTGCAATTCACATGCTTAGGACAGAGCATATATCACGAAGTATTAAGAAAGAAAACTTTCTAACTCTCCTTGGATGTGAG GTAATCATCGTAGCTTTATTCTCAACAATCTGGTTCATCCTTAAATGCTTGTTTCATCATGTGAAGCGATGGAGCTTGAGTTCGTTGTCATGGTCAAAGTTCTTGTGTTGGATGGTTTCATTTCCGTGGGTTGCTGCTCTCTACACGGGCATATTCTCAACTGGCTTGTGTTTATGGGCTGAG GTAGTTGCTTGA
- the LOC109710178 gene encoding uncharacterized protein LOC109710178 isoform X2 — MFFSKTPPSPQPWRCVPKIRPYPLFIPLSNASSSASCFPLAKKNPRRILIQTTSSYSPQSPPPTPTTPSVERNRRWKKVPPDMGPPVGPSFVEDEGDAAGAEGSSSAQVARGHEAGVGARGLGFLRRRSIWRKVVSFVPRKVRSIVLLNVLSVIFASNICVVKEAEVITDPAVFAVVRFAVSAVPFIPFVLKAHEDMQILTAGVELGFWVSLGYLAQAVGLLTSDAGRASFISAFTVIIVPLIDGIIGAAVPAYTWVGAFVSLIGVAMLEFTGSPPCVGDILNLLSAVCFAIHMLRTEHISRSIKKENFLTLLGCERWSLSSLSWSKFLCWMVSFPWVAALYTGIFSTGLCLWAELSAMRDVSATETAIIYGLEPVWGAAFAWFLLGERWGVVGWIGAALIIGSCLTVQILGSLPEICKWYKGSGQMNA, encoded by the exons ATGTTCTTCTCCAAAACCCCGCCTTCGCCTCAACCATGGCGTTGCGTTCCCAAGATAAGACCCTACCCTCTCTTTATCCCCCTCTCCAatgcctcctcctccgcttcctGTTTCCCCCTCGCCAAGAAGAACCCTAGAAGAATCCTTATACAAACCACCTCTTCTTACTCCCCCCAAtctcctcctcctactccgACGACACCATCGGTGGAACGGAACCGAAGATGGAAGAAGGTGCCCCCCGACATGGGACCTCCCGTGGGGCCGAGCTTCGTCGAGGACGAGGGAGACGCTGCGGGGGCGGAGGGCTCCTCCTCGGCCCAAGTGGCCCGTGGCCATGAAGCGGGAGTGGGTGCGCGGGGATTAGGGTTCCTACGAAGGCGATCGATTTGGAGAAAGGTTGTATCTTTCGTGCCAAGGAAGGTTCGGAGCATCGTCTTACTCAACGTCCTCAGCGTTATCTTTG CCAGTAATATATGCGTTGTGAAAGAGGCTGAAGTCATCACAGATCCTGCAGTCTTCGCCGTAGTGCGATTCGCTGTATCTGCCGTCCCATTCATACCTTTTGTATTAAAGGCGCATGAGGACATGCAGATCCTTACTGCAGGAgtagaattagggttttgggtcAGTTTAGGATACCTTGCTCAGGCTGTTGGATTACTTACTTCTGATGCTGGGCGTGCTTCTTTTATTTCCGCTTTCACG GTAATCATTGTGCCGTTGATAGATGGCATCATTGGAGCTGCTGTGCCAGCCTATACATGGGTCGGAGCATTTGTATCTCTCATAGGGGTTGCTATGCTAGAGTTCACTGGCTCTCCTCCCTGC GTTGGTGATATTCTAAATCTTCTCAGTGCTGTATGTTTTGCAATTCACATGCTTAGGACAGAGCATATATCACGAAGTATTAAGAAAGAAAACTTTCTAACTCTCCTTGGATGTGAG CGATGGAGCTTGAGTTCGTTGTCATGGTCAAAGTTCTTGTGTTGGATGGTTTCATTTCCGTGGGTTGCTGCTCTCTACACGGGCATATTCTCAACTGGCTTGTGTTTATGGGCTGAG TTGAGTGCCATGCGTGACGTATCTGCAACTGAAACTGCAATTATTTATGGCTTGGAGCCTGTATGGGGTGCTGCCTTTGCATGGTTTCTACTTGGTGAGAGGTGGGGTGTTGTTGGATGGATCGGAGCTGCTCTTATTATTG GTAGTTGCTTGACAGTCCAGATCCTCGGATCACTTCCCGAGATATGCAAATGGTACAAAGGCAGCGGCCAAATGAATGCTTGA
- the LOC109710178 gene encoding uncharacterized protein LOC109710178 isoform X1 translates to MFFSKTPPSPQPWRCVPKIRPYPLFIPLSNASSSASCFPLAKKNPRRILIQTTSSYSPQSPPPTPTTPSVERNRRWKKVPPDMGPPVGPSFVEDEGDAAGAEGSSSAQVARGHEAGVGARGLGFLRRRSIWRKVVSFVPRKVRSIVLLNVLSVIFASNICVVKEAEVITDPAVFAVVRFAVSAVPFIPFVLKAHEDMQILTAGVELGFWVSLGYLAQAVGLLTSDAGRASFISAFTVIIVPLIDGIIGAAVPAYTWVGAFVSLIGVAMLEFTGSPPCVGDILNLLSAVCFAIHMLRTEHISRSIKKENFLTLLGCEVIIVALFSTIWFILKCLFHHVKRWSLSSLSWSKFLCWMVSFPWVAALYTGIFSTGLCLWAELSAMRDVSATETAIIYGLEPVWGAAFAWFLLGERWGVVGWIGAALIIGSCLTVQILGSLPEICKWYKGSGQMNA, encoded by the exons ATGTTCTTCTCCAAAACCCCGCCTTCGCCTCAACCATGGCGTTGCGTTCCCAAGATAAGACCCTACCCTCTCTTTATCCCCCTCTCCAatgcctcctcctccgcttcctGTTTCCCCCTCGCCAAGAAGAACCCTAGAAGAATCCTTATACAAACCACCTCTTCTTACTCCCCCCAAtctcctcctcctactccgACGACACCATCGGTGGAACGGAACCGAAGATGGAAGAAGGTGCCCCCCGACATGGGACCTCCCGTGGGGCCGAGCTTCGTCGAGGACGAGGGAGACGCTGCGGGGGCGGAGGGCTCCTCCTCGGCCCAAGTGGCCCGTGGCCATGAAGCGGGAGTGGGTGCGCGGGGATTAGGGTTCCTACGAAGGCGATCGATTTGGAGAAAGGTTGTATCTTTCGTGCCAAGGAAGGTTCGGAGCATCGTCTTACTCAACGTCCTCAGCGTTATCTTTG CCAGTAATATATGCGTTGTGAAAGAGGCTGAAGTCATCACAGATCCTGCAGTCTTCGCCGTAGTGCGATTCGCTGTATCTGCCGTCCCATTCATACCTTTTGTATTAAAGGCGCATGAGGACATGCAGATCCTTACTGCAGGAgtagaattagggttttgggtcAGTTTAGGATACCTTGCTCAGGCTGTTGGATTACTTACTTCTGATGCTGGGCGTGCTTCTTTTATTTCCGCTTTCACG GTAATCATTGTGCCGTTGATAGATGGCATCATTGGAGCTGCTGTGCCAGCCTATACATGGGTCGGAGCATTTGTATCTCTCATAGGGGTTGCTATGCTAGAGTTCACTGGCTCTCCTCCCTGC GTTGGTGATATTCTAAATCTTCTCAGTGCTGTATGTTTTGCAATTCACATGCTTAGGACAGAGCATATATCACGAAGTATTAAGAAAGAAAACTTTCTAACTCTCCTTGGATGTGAG GTAATCATCGTAGCTTTATTCTCAACAATCTGGTTCATCCTTAAATGCTTGTTTCATCATGTGAAGCGATGGAGCTTGAGTTCGTTGTCATGGTCAAAGTTCTTGTGTTGGATGGTTTCATTTCCGTGGGTTGCTGCTCTCTACACGGGCATATTCTCAACTGGCTTGTGTTTATGGGCTGAG TTGAGTGCCATGCGTGACGTATCTGCAACTGAAACTGCAATTATTTATGGCTTGGAGCCTGTATGGGGTGCTGCCTTTGCATGGTTTCTACTTGGTGAGAGGTGGGGTGTTGTTGGATGGATCGGAGCTGCTCTTATTATTG GTAGTTGCTTGACAGTCCAGATCCTCGGATCACTTCCCGAGATATGCAAATGGTACAAAGGCAGCGGCCAAATGAATGCTTGA